The following are from one region of the Ruficoccus sp. ZRK36 genome:
- a CDS encoding AsmA family protein: protein MIKKILLTLLALFIIACVVLYFFLDSIVSSSVKSAINTYGPKATQTAVSVETVGISVFSGNALIADLKVGNPDNFQPPANAFSLGEISVDIEPSSVMSDTIVINEIVIKEAEFNYITKTFTSSNLQTILDNVKDFSGKADDTTQAPAQAPATEPDAAPKSSKKFVIHKVTVEGATANATVLGQSVKVKIPDIHLNNESETGITPAAVVDKVLSDVLVAIIDQVSKQVEEIAKDPAGAGLNIIKGATDTGDDAVDDAVNAVKNLF from the coding sequence ATGATCAAAAAAATTCTCCTGACTCTTCTCGCCCTTTTCATCATCGCCTGTGTGGTGCTTTACTTCTTCCTGGACAGCATCGTCAGCTCCTCCGTCAAGTCCGCCATTAACACCTACGGCCCGAAGGCCACGCAGACGGCCGTCAGCGTGGAAACGGTTGGCATCTCAGTGTTTTCCGGTAACGCCCTGATCGCTGACCTCAAGGTCGGCAACCCCGATAACTTCCAGCCCCCGGCCAACGCCTTTAGCCTCGGGGAAATCAGCGTGGACATCGAGCCCAGCTCCGTGATGAGCGATACGATCGTGATCAACGAAATCGTGATCAAGGAAGCGGAGTTTAACTACATCACGAAGACCTTTACCTCCAGCAACCTGCAGACGATTCTGGACAACGTAAAGGACTTCTCCGGTAAGGCTGATGACACCACTCAGGCACCTGCGCAGGCACCCGCCACCGAGCCCGACGCAGCTCCCAAGAGCAGCAAGAAGTTTGTCATCCACAAGGTGACTGTCGAGGGGGCCACCGCCAACGCCACCGTGCTGGGGCAGTCTGTGAAGGTTAAAATCCCGGACATCCACCTCAACAACGAGAGCGAGACGGGTATCACCCCGGCAGCCGTGGTGGACAAGGTGCTCTCCGACGTCCTCGTGGCCATCATCGATCAGGTATCCAAGCAGGTCGAAGAGATCGCCAAGGACCCGGCAGGGGCCGGGCTGAACATCATCAAGGGTGCGACCGATACCGGTGACGACGCGGTTGATGATGCCGTGAACGCGGTCAAGAACCTGTTCTAG
- a CDS encoding 3-oxoacyl-[acyl-carrier-protein] synthase III C-terminal domain-containing protein: MYLQALANRVPPTAYTQKDCWEMLQPTEPFKQLLPRSRYILEKVLIGGASGIEKRHLAVPDIQNVFKKDGGQLNREFEREGPLLAAQALTDALDQAGLKANELDAIIACTCTGYICPGITSYVAERLNMRRDTYLQDIVGLGCGAAVPTLRAAEGMIAANPGMKVGVIAVEICSSAFYIDDDPGVLVSLCLFGDGCSASIWSDKPGPTGLKTKGFDTVHIPEDRELLRFENKDGKLRNKLHLSVPQKAAKAVESLYAKQDKSTISHVLSHAGGRDVLIAVGKKIKYPNLHEAEVVLANYGNMSSPSVLFALDEYLKSDSIDQLDGKDLWLTSFGAGFAAHSFRLGR; encoded by the coding sequence ATGTATCTTCAAGCTCTCGCCAACCGCGTCCCCCCGACCGCTTATACTCAGAAAGACTGCTGGGAAATGCTCCAGCCGACCGAGCCTTTCAAGCAGCTGCTTCCCCGTTCCAGGTACATCCTGGAGAAAGTGCTTATCGGCGGTGCCAGCGGCATCGAAAAGCGCCACCTCGCCGTGCCGGATATCCAGAACGTCTTCAAGAAGGACGGGGGTCAGCTCAACCGCGAGTTCGAGCGTGAAGGTCCCCTCCTGGCCGCTCAGGCCCTGACAGATGCCCTCGACCAGGCTGGCCTCAAGGCCAATGAGCTGGACGCCATTATCGCCTGCACTTGCACCGGCTACATCTGCCCCGGCATCACCAGCTACGTGGCCGAGCGCCTCAACATGCGCCGCGACACCTACCTGCAGGACATCGTCGGCCTCGGCTGCGGTGCCGCGGTCCCCACCCTTCGCGCCGCCGAGGGTATGATCGCCGCCAACCCCGGCATGAAGGTCGGCGTCATCGCCGTGGAAATCTGCTCCTCCGCCTTTTACATCGACGACGACCCCGGCGTCCTCGTCTCCCTCTGCCTCTTCGGCGACGGCTGCTCGGCCAGCATCTGGTCCGACAAGCCCGGCCCCACCGGCCTGAAGACCAAGGGCTTTGACACCGTCCACATCCCCGAGGACCGCGAGCTGCTCCGCTTTGAGAACAAGGACGGCAAGCTCCGCAACAAGCTGCACCTCTCCGTCCCGCAAAAGGCCGCCAAGGCCGTCGAAAGCCTCTACGCGAAGCAGGACAAGAGCACCATCTCCCATGTCCTCTCCCATGCCGGTGGCCGCGACGTGCTGATCGCCGTCGGTAAGAAGATCAAGTACCCGAACCTGCACGAGGCAGAGGTCGTTCTGGCCAACTATGGCAACATGAGCAGCCCCTCCGTCCTCTTCGCGCTCGACGAGTACCTGAAGTCCGACTCCATCGACCAGCTCGACGGCAAGGATCTGTGGCTGACCAGCTTTGGTGCCGGTTTCGCTGCCCACTCCTTCCGCCTCGGTCGCTAG
- a CDS encoding DUF2190 family protein produces the protein MINFIKKLFRARPVFSNTAEGTHTGVITRTLESTIEARYLIGKTGSTASTVALCDADESPLGVVCDTGEPGELVSVNLLSTAASTVLMIASEAITAGQDVYTANAGKIQNQPTTAGTYYQVGRALTTSTGNNAVIEVEPCAPRKVVVSESFSGDSEVDIATLTTILRKAPDKVVMLPLM, from the coding sequence ATGATCAACTTCATTAAGAAACTGTTCCGCGCCCGTCCGGTGTTCTCGAACACCGCAGAGGGCACCCACACCGGGGTTATCACCCGCACTCTTGAGAGCACCATCGAGGCCCGTTACCTGATCGGTAAAACCGGCTCGACGGCGAGCACGGTCGCCCTCTGCGACGCCGATGAAAGCCCGCTGGGCGTCGTCTGCGACACGGGTGAACCGGGCGAGCTCGTCAGCGTCAACCTGCTGTCCACCGCCGCGTCTACCGTGCTGATGATCGCCTCTGAGGCCATCACCGCTGGGCAGGACGTTTACACCGCCAACGCCGGCAAGATCCAGAATCAGCCCACCACGGCTGGCACTTACTACCAGGTGGGCCGCGCGCTGACGACATCCACCGGCAACAATGCCGTGATCGAAGTCGAGCCCTGCGCACCGCGTAAGGTCGTCGTCTCCGAGTCCTTCTCCGGCGACAGCGAGGTGGATATCGCCACCCTGACGACGATCCTGCGCAAAGCCCCGGACAAGGTCGTCATGCTCCCGCTCATGTAG
- a CDS encoding rhomboid family intramembrane serine protease, which translates to MHESVPEGLAVVGEYTSFGEANERALVVLSMGLSYRMLHLGGYYLLCVDDPHAPAVAEQLVRFERDNANWPPSQGAEKAPPVRHAAVGLWIYGITLSVCFAAAWLWPMLKVWGANSSQAVMGQGEVWRCFTALLLHADIAHLAGNLVSGVCLIWLVVQVYGNRVGWLLTVLSGVLGNAFCAWLYRAEAYRSLGASTAIFGALGLLVGHAMAVGFSPAGWKRLRSRLVPLAAGLTVLVMTGTTGENTDILAHVAGFGAGTVLGLAASLWSRLRGKKSTSSPVS; encoded by the coding sequence GTGCACGAATCCGTCCCCGAAGGGCTGGCCGTGGTCGGCGAGTATACGAGCTTTGGCGAGGCCAACGAGCGTGCTCTGGTCGTGCTCTCGATGGGGTTATCCTACCGCATGCTCCATCTGGGCGGGTACTACCTGCTGTGTGTGGACGACCCCCATGCGCCTGCCGTGGCCGAGCAGTTGGTGCGGTTTGAGAGGGACAATGCCAACTGGCCGCCCTCGCAGGGCGCAGAAAAAGCCCCGCCCGTGCGGCATGCGGCTGTGGGGCTGTGGATTTACGGTATCACCCTGAGCGTGTGCTTCGCAGCCGCGTGGCTATGGCCCATGCTGAAAGTCTGGGGCGCGAACAGCTCGCAGGCGGTAATGGGGCAGGGGGAGGTTTGGCGCTGCTTCACGGCGCTGCTGCTGCATGCCGATATCGCTCATCTGGCGGGCAATCTCGTCTCTGGCGTGTGCCTGATCTGGCTCGTCGTGCAGGTCTACGGTAACCGTGTGGGCTGGCTGCTGACGGTGCTCAGTGGCGTGCTGGGTAACGCCTTCTGCGCGTGGCTCTACCGGGCGGAGGCATATCGCTCGCTGGGGGCCTCGACGGCGATATTTGGAGCGCTGGGGCTGCTGGTGGGGCACGCGATGGCGGTGGGCTTCAGTCCCGCCGGGTGGAAGCGCCTGCGCTCGCGTCTGGTGCCGCTGGCGGCAGGGCTAACCGTGCTGGTGATGACCGGGACCACGGGTGAGAACACGGACATCCTCGCGCACGTGGCAGGGTTTGGCGCGGGGACGGTTCTGGGCCTGGCGGCCAGCCTGTGGAGCCGTTTGCGGGGTAAGAAAAGCACCTCATCCCCGGTATCCTAA
- a CDS encoding class II fumarate hydratase: MRIEKDSMGEMEVPEEALYGASTQRAVLNFPISGHRMPEGFIRGLGLVKWACADANEKLGRLTPEKAELIKRACQEVIEGKLSEHFPVDVFQTGSGTSSNMNLNEVVSNRVCQYVDKPIGSKQPIHPNDDVNLGQSSNDIVPTVLHVSLAVAIKETLVPALKQLFEELDAKAEAFEQIIKIGRTHLMDATPLSLGQEFSGYAAQVRKAVVRAEDAIDRLEELAIGGTAVGTGINCHPDFPGLVCEVLREKTGIGFREADNHFEAQGGRDDCVEVAGLLATIAASLTKIANDIRLLGSGPRSGLGELNLPPTQPGSSIMPGKVNPVMSEMIVQASNYVIAMSNLVAMCGRDGHFELNVTIPTIAYALHDSVLVLANGATTFAERCVSGIEPNEVRCSELVERSLMLVTALNPYIGYDNAARVAKKAHKENKTLKEVLLEEKLMDEAEIDKALDPKAMIHPKA, encoded by the coding sequence ATGCGTATTGAGAAAGACTCTATGGGCGAGATGGAAGTGCCGGAGGAGGCACTCTATGGGGCGTCAACGCAGCGGGCCGTGCTGAACTTTCCGATCAGCGGCCACCGGATGCCGGAAGGGTTTATCCGTGGGCTGGGACTGGTCAAGTGGGCCTGTGCGGATGCCAACGAAAAGCTGGGCCGCCTCACACCGGAAAAGGCGGAGCTGATCAAGCGTGCCTGCCAGGAGGTGATCGAGGGTAAGCTCTCGGAGCATTTCCCGGTCGATGTTTTTCAGACGGGTAGTGGGACCTCTTCAAACATGAACCTGAACGAGGTCGTCTCGAATCGCGTCTGCCAATACGTGGACAAGCCGATCGGCTCGAAGCAGCCGATCCACCCGAACGACGACGTGAACCTCGGGCAGTCCTCCAACGACATCGTACCGACCGTGCTGCACGTCAGCCTGGCGGTGGCGATCAAGGAGACTCTTGTCCCCGCGCTGAAGCAGCTCTTCGAAGAGCTCGACGCCAAGGCGGAGGCTTTTGAACAGATCATCAAGATCGGGCGCACACACCTGATGGACGCGACCCCGCTGTCGCTGGGGCAGGAGTTCTCCGGCTATGCTGCGCAGGTGCGTAAGGCTGTCGTCCGGGCCGAGGACGCCATCGACCGGCTGGAGGAACTGGCTATCGGCGGGACCGCCGTCGGCACCGGGATCAATTGCCACCCGGACTTTCCGGGGCTGGTCTGCGAGGTCTTACGCGAAAAGACGGGGATCGGGTTCCGCGAGGCGGACAACCATTTCGAGGCGCAGGGCGGGCGCGACGACTGCGTAGAGGTCGCCGGGCTGCTGGCCACCATTGCCGCCAGCCTGACGAAGATCGCCAACGACATTCGTCTGCTCGGCTCGGGGCCGCGCTCAGGGCTGGGTGAGTTGAATCTGCCGCCGACGCAGCCGGGCTCCTCGATCATGCCGGGTAAGGTCAACCCCGTGATGAGCGAGATGATCGTGCAGGCCTCCAACTATGTCATCGCCATGAGCAATCTCGTGGCCATGTGCGGGCGGGATGGCCACTTTGAGCTAAACGTAACGATCCCGACCATCGCCTACGCGCTGCACGACAGCGTGCTTGTGCTGGCCAACGGGGCGACGACCTTTGCCGAGCGCTGCGTGAGCGGGATCGAGCCGAACGAGGTCCGCTGCAGCGAGCTGGTGGAGCGCTCGCTCATGCTGGTGACGGCTCTCAACCCGTACATCGGCTACGACAACGCCGCGCGAGTGGCCAAGAAGGCCCACAAGGAAAACAAGACCCTGAAGGAAGTTCTGCTCGAAGAAAAGCTGATGGACGAGGCCGAGATCGACAAGGCGCTCGATCCGAAGGCGATGATCCACCCGAAGGCGTAG
- a CDS encoding cytidine/deoxycytidylate deaminase family protein — METAQFSSQIDELKKLVNGWAKRPSWDEYFAAMSILMASRSPCERLHVGCVIVSDNEHKNRLIAAGYNGFLPGSPHLSRIRDSHEQGTVHAEQNAIADAARRGVNLDGATAYITHFPCINCAKILCAAGIKVVKYLDDYRNDPIALELLQEAGVEVIKL, encoded by the coding sequence ATGGAAACTGCGCAATTCTCCAGCCAGATCGACGAGCTCAAGAAGTTGGTCAACGGCTGGGCGAAACGACCCTCCTGGGACGAATACTTTGCCGCCATGAGCATCCTCATGGCCTCACGCTCCCCCTGCGAGCGCCTCCATGTGGGCTGTGTCATCGTCTCGGATAACGAGCATAAAAACCGCCTGATCGCGGCCGGTTACAATGGCTTCCTCCCCGGCTCGCCGCACCTGTCCCGCATCCGTGACAGCCACGAGCAGGGCACCGTCCACGCTGAGCAGAATGCCATCGCCGATGCCGCGCGCCGCGGCGTCAATCTGGACGGAGCCACCGCCTACATCACCCATTTCCCCTGTATCAACTGCGCCAAGATCCTCTGCGCCGCCGGGATCAAGGTCGTCAAATACCTCGACGACTACCGCAACGATCCCATCGCGCTTGAACTTCTGCAAGAGGCCGGTGTCGAGGTGATTAAACTTTGA
- a CDS encoding LXG domain-containing protein: MDDSLLPSTPQIIDNIEEELCLNQEVSQMKSSVQEMKQRMSQLEESFTLTERVGFSSQTSEPKRREIEMIVTAINGQINIIKDRAKRWKELRQQTERLLERFLSDHDVPYRTGAHIKVFYRDLRRSLDEFNTAIREFIKDLGQARAAMCAQYDAQNRAFHANAHERFEEAAASGLRVDRAIRHFNQLADGHTDEIRQTYLSGITLPRLTILQARQSVQNLREQDIASAHRHIDYAIERLEKFIATEMPALATGIQQADSEHDETTTRYVEQYWEQLRHQIWVDMQQGISHKSRPEHQGSKLRLRWRPEPRDDDRHPPAALYLG; this comes from the coding sequence ATGGACGACTCTCTCCTGCCAAGCACACCTCAGATCATCGATAATATCGAGGAGGAACTGTGCCTGAACCAGGAGGTCTCCCAGATGAAGTCCTCCGTCCAGGAGATGAAGCAGCGCATGTCGCAGCTTGAGGAGTCCTTTACCCTCACCGAGCGGGTCGGCTTCTCCTCCCAGACATCCGAGCCCAAGCGCCGGGAAATCGAGATGATCGTGACCGCCATCAACGGCCAGATCAACATCATCAAGGACCGCGCCAAGCGTTGGAAGGAGCTGCGCCAGCAGACCGAGCGCCTCCTTGAGCGCTTTCTCAGTGACCACGACGTCCCCTACCGGACCGGCGCCCACATCAAGGTCTTTTACCGCGATCTGCGCAGGAGTCTCGACGAGTTCAACACCGCGATCCGCGAGTTTATCAAGGACCTCGGGCAGGCACGCGCCGCGATGTGCGCCCAGTATGACGCCCAGAACCGCGCCTTTCACGCCAACGCCCATGAGCGCTTTGAAGAGGCGGCCGCCAGCGGCCTGCGCGTGGACCGCGCCATCCGCCATTTCAATCAACTGGCAGACGGCCACACGGACGAAATTCGCCAGACCTACCTTAGCGGGATCACCCTGCCCCGCCTGACCATCCTCCAGGCACGCCAGAGCGTGCAGAACCTGCGCGAGCAGGACATCGCCTCCGCCCATCGGCACATCGACTACGCCATCGAGCGTCTGGAGAAATTTATCGCCACCGAAATGCCCGCCCTCGCCACCGGTATCCAACAGGCAGACTCGGAGCACGACGAGACCACCACCCGCTACGTCGAGCAGTACTGGGAGCAGCTGCGCCACCAGATATGGGTGGATATGCAGCAGGGCATCAGCCACAAATCCCGCCCCGAGCACCAGGGCTCAAAGCTGCGCCTGCGCTGGCGTCCGGAGCCGCGCGACGACGATCGCCACCCGCCTGCTGCGCTCTACCTGGGCTAG
- a CDS encoding PH domain-containing protein, whose product MSLQISTSGNTRSLPGAIFLFLFGTFFAGLGAVSFNAALEKGDQPIMAYALCSLFIVVGLGVIGLAFYTLVRGNESKKLAQLYPGQPWLHNKTWASGRIKDSGLSGVVMLGFFAAFWNVIAWGATIAMINSGDLGREPATYFVLLFPLIGIGLAGAAVYQLLRWRKYGTSVFELAEIPGVIGGNLGGVILTKAKVHPEEGFKLKLRSVHEWTSGTGKNRSTHRETLWEDEQTIEQEAFANDPTRTALPVLFFIPYSCKPTQRINARTQNYWELTASAKSPGVDYKSTFRVPVFITPESSADARPPETNDYAAPPPLADISTISGLTIRPDFSGAEVLELRPMRHLLLLLIPIIIGVGMIVGAIFAWNSSMPKIFPLVFLGFGLLIAYGIGSSLLAALRISLFDDRLEIRRGILVPSKLQTIPRERIERMEAHQSMSSGNTTFFNIKIYTTDGQTVSLPTLIKDRRLADAFIAKLSQPSRKRR is encoded by the coding sequence ATGTCACTCCAGATCTCGACTTCCGGTAATACCCGTTCCCTGCCCGGAGCGATCTTTCTCTTTCTCTTTGGTACCTTTTTCGCAGGCCTTGGCGCTGTCTCCTTCAATGCCGCCTTGGAGAAAGGCGACCAGCCGATAATGGCCTATGCCCTGTGCAGCCTGTTTATCGTGGTCGGCTTGGGCGTGATCGGGCTGGCTTTTTATACCCTCGTAAGGGGTAACGAATCCAAAAAGCTCGCTCAGCTGTACCCCGGCCAACCCTGGCTCCACAACAAGACGTGGGCCAGCGGACGGATCAAGGACAGCGGGCTCTCCGGCGTGGTCATGCTGGGCTTTTTCGCTGCGTTCTGGAACGTCATCGCCTGGGGCGCAACGATCGCCATGATCAACTCCGGCGACTTGGGCCGCGAACCGGCCACCTACTTCGTGCTGCTGTTTCCGCTCATCGGCATCGGGCTGGCCGGAGCCGCCGTTTATCAGCTCCTGCGCTGGCGTAAGTACGGCACCTCAGTCTTTGAGCTGGCGGAGATACCCGGCGTCATCGGCGGTAATCTCGGGGGCGTCATCCTCACCAAGGCCAAGGTCCACCCCGAGGAGGGTTTCAAGCTCAAGCTGCGCAGCGTCCATGAGTGGACCTCCGGCACCGGTAAAAACCGCAGCACTCACCGCGAAACGCTCTGGGAGGACGAGCAGACCATCGAGCAGGAAGCCTTTGCTAACGACCCTACGCGCACCGCGCTGCCCGTCCTCTTTTTCATCCCCTACTCCTGTAAGCCTACCCAGCGCATTAACGCCCGGACACAGAACTACTGGGAGCTGACCGCCAGCGCAAAATCCCCCGGCGTGGACTACAAGTCCACCTTTCGCGTGCCGGTTTTCATCACCCCGGAGAGCAGCGCCGACGCCCGCCCGCCGGAGACGAATGATTACGCCGCTCCTCCCCCGCTGGCAGATATTTCTACGATTTCCGGCCTCACGATCCGCCCGGACTTTTCCGGCGCCGAGGTCCTGGAGCTGCGCCCCATGCGCCATCTCCTGCTCCTGCTCATCCCCATCATCATCGGCGTCGGGATGATCGTCGGGGCGATCTTCGCCTGGAACAGCAGCATGCCGAAAATCTTTCCGCTCGTCTTCCTCGGGTTCGGGCTGCTTATCGCCTATGGCATCGGCTCATCGCTCCTGGCCGCCCTGCGCATCAGCCTCTTTGACGACCGGCTGGAGATCCGCCGGGGCATCCTCGTACCGAGTAAGCTGCAGACCATCCCCCGCGAGCGTATCGAGCGCATGGAGGCCCACCAGAGCATGTCCTCGGGGAACACTACATTTTTCAATATCAAGATCTACACCACCGACGGCCAGACGGTCTCGCTCCCCACACTCATTAAAGACCGGCGCCTCGCAGACGCCTTTATCGCCAAGCTCAGCCAGCCTTCCCGCAAGCGCCGTTGA
- a CDS encoding outer membrane lipoprotein-sorting protein — protein MPVLLFVSGHARAGINDPELKDILDRHIEARGGLYAIKDLVSLRSEGDLTKDGEHIADVIIVQKYPDKIRIVMDHDVTKLTLGYDGKTCWFSKSINNHKGDCIKLEGDEQSDIVRESDIIDPLVHYRDTPYTYRLAPAQDVDGSATYVIKITRPDTSGFELYYLSEESLLPIQREVFLPDGNGGTTRYSRSTYADWRTVNGVLLPYLVETQLSSGHSQTLQWETISPNTGVFDYYFKKPD, from the coding sequence TTGCCTGTTTTGCTATTTGTCTCGGGCCATGCTCGTGCCGGTATTAACGACCCCGAGCTGAAAGATATCCTTGATCGCCATATCGAGGCCCGCGGGGGCCTATACGCGATCAAAGATTTGGTAAGCCTGAGGAGCGAAGGAGATTTGACCAAGGACGGCGAACATATCGCCGATGTCATCATCGTACAAAAGTATCCCGATAAGATCCGCATCGTCATGGATCATGATGTGACCAAGCTCACACTCGGCTATGACGGCAAAACCTGCTGGTTCTCCAAAAGCATCAACAACCACAAGGGAGACTGTATAAAGCTGGAGGGGGACGAGCAGAGTGACATCGTGCGCGAATCCGATATCATTGACCCACTCGTCCACTATCGTGACACCCCCTACACTTATCGCCTGGCTCCTGCCCAGGATGTTGATGGCAGTGCTACCTACGTGATCAAGATCACGCGCCCAGACACATCCGGCTTCGAACTTTATTATCTATCTGAGGAGAGCTTGCTACCGATCCAGCGAGAGGTATTTCTGCCCGATGGAAACGGGGGCACGACCCGCTACTCGCGCAGCACCTACGCTGACTGGCGGACGGTGAACGGCGTGCTCCTCCCCTATTTGGTCGAGACCCAGCTCAGCAGCGGACACTCTCAGACCCTGCAGTGGGAGACGATCTCCCCCAACACCGGGGTCTTTGATTACTATTTTAAAAAACCTGATTGA
- a CDS encoding YqgE/AlgH family protein: MQPQDPPPYSGSLLVAHPGLHDPNFRKTIILISAHDEEDGSLGVIINRPTGQTLGELNDDYTFGPLAHVPVYEGGPVQKDQVLLVAWHWIPESAAFRVYFGVSEDKVQSLMAEQPGIEVRAFLGYSGWSEGQLETERKQNAWLVVPISGHLMEGLDGPAMWREILASTSPELIFLADAPDDPTRN; the protein is encoded by the coding sequence ATGCAGCCCCAAGACCCACCGCCCTACTCTGGCTCACTTCTGGTGGCCCATCCGGGCCTGCATGACCCGAACTTCCGCAAAACGATCATCCTGATCTCCGCACATGATGAGGAGGATGGCTCTCTCGGCGTCATCATCAACCGCCCCACAGGCCAGACGCTCGGCGAGTTAAACGACGACTACACCTTTGGGCCGCTGGCACACGTCCCCGTCTACGAGGGTGGCCCGGTCCAAAAGGATCAGGTCCTGCTGGTCGCCTGGCACTGGATACCGGAGAGCGCCGCCTTCCGTGTTTACTTCGGGGTCTCCGAGGACAAGGTCCAGTCCCTCATGGCCGAGCAGCCGGGGATCGAGGTCCGTGCCTTTCTGGGCTACTCAGGCTGGTCCGAGGGTCAGCTCGAGACCGAGCGCAAGCAGAACGCCTGGCTCGTCGTCCCAATCAGCGGCCACCTGATGGAAGGGCTTGATGGCCCGGCCATGTGGCGCGAGATTCTGGCCAGCACCTCACCGGAGCTGATCTTTCTCGCCGACGCACCCGACGATCCGACGCGGAACTGA
- a CDS encoding phosphoribosyl-AMP cyclohydrolase translates to MSKELEEGSTLNLDFTKLRKVANCEADVLPAVAQDADTGEVLILGYANELALKTAIAEGMATFWSTSRNELWIKGKTSGDFLEIVEIRVNCEQNSLLYLVRPKGKGACHTKDSSGTARSGCYYRRLKADGTLEFVSGKE, encoded by the coding sequence ATGAGCAAGGAACTCGAAGAAGGCTCCACCCTGAACCTGGACTTTACGAAACTCAGAAAAGTCGCCAACTGTGAGGCCGACGTGCTGCCCGCTGTCGCCCAGGACGCTGACACCGGCGAGGTGCTCATCCTCGGCTACGCAAACGAGCTCGCCCTCAAGACCGCCATTGCCGAGGGCATGGCCACCTTCTGGAGCACCTCCCGTAACGAGCTCTGGATCAAGGGCAAGACCTCGGGCGACTTCCTCGAAATCGTCGAGATCCGCGTCAACTGCGAGCAGAACTCCCTGCTCTACCTCGTCCGCCCCAAGGGCAAGGGCGCCTGCCACACCAAGGACAGCTCCGGCACCGCTCGCAGCGGGTGCTACTACCGCCGCCTCAAGGCCGACGGCACCCTCGAGTTCGTCTCCGGTAAGGAGTAA
- a CDS encoding DUF5069 domain-containing protein, with protein MKSVPIAPSLQTSGMVYFPRMLDKIRKFAADELREDFCDRLGEGFDGFCCNFLRVKYSDLRERTLQGGSDEEILRWCFQNGRELNAGDLMIWNGFLSKVGWRDFATGRLEEFKKSSGLTDRDDIETIFEFMVADEALDTPTDCICGG; from the coding sequence ATGAAATCTGTCCCTATCGCTCCCTCTCTCCAAACAAGCGGCATGGTTTACTTCCCACGCATGCTGGACAAGATCCGCAAGTTCGCCGCTGATGAACTCCGTGAAGACTTCTGCGACCGACTGGGTGAAGGCTTCGACGGCTTTTGCTGTAACTTCCTGCGCGTCAAGTACTCCGACCTTCGTGAGCGCACACTTCAGGGCGGCTCAGACGAGGAGATCCTCCGCTGGTGCTTCCAAAATGGCCGCGAGCTGAATGCCGGAGACCTGATGATCTGGAACGGCTTCCTATCCAAAGTCGGCTGGCGCGACTTCGCCACCGGCCGTCTGGAGGAGTTTAAAAAATCCTCCGGGCTCACCGACCGCGATGACATCGAGACCATCTTTGAGTTCATGGTCGCCGACGAGGCACTCGACACCCCCACAGACTGCATCTGCGGAGGCTGA